Proteins encoded within one genomic window of Besnoitia besnoiti strain Bb-Ger1 chromosome II, whole genome shotgun sequence:
- a CDS encoding rhoptry protein ROP18 (encoded by transcript BESB_038220), giving the protein MSEVTGSRRVLVRGPLVGRGAFSHVYLARDAETQEKFVLKVAIEEAKPTAATFDELHAEAEAYKLFPAVKTPQEAQERLRFMVPSDVVKIPSAPPYAYHGRKRSRIWALNYFLVMPKGDANLSQLLDAFLQDHSLSTDTGIGRVARLQLTSAVVRLVANLHDQGFVHADIKPQNMVVMKDGRMLLADFGFLRKHNSVEEPCGTLGYVAPELLSAGPVKFRYSADAWAVGATLFRIWCGQFPAKVYRRPWQLGPEDCMSRPPEPVVILMGQFLQKVERRRLHPLAAMRTPQFRQINEEVERALIEENQQDLSGISGGDGSMTDMAATRPRQFRQINEDVAGAPVEENQQDLSGISGGDGSMTDMAATRPRQFRQINEDVAGAPVEKNQQDLSGIPGGDGSMTDTGAIRPRQFRQINEDVAGAPVEESQQDLSGISVGDSSMSDIGAAGVWPKEFIGKKGTSRRRLSERSTDDGDSWLVWQRDSLPK; this is encoded by the coding sequence ATGTCAGAAGTGACAGGATCCAGAAGGGTGCTGGTGAGGGGTCCACTTGTTGGGAGGGGGGCATTCTCCCATGTATACCTGGCAAGAGACGCTGAAACGCAAGAGAAATTTGTTTTAAAGGTTGCAATTGAAGAGGCAAAACCCACAGCGGCGACATTCGATGAGCTGCACGCAGAAGCTGAAGCTTACAAGCTCTTTCCGGCCGTCAAGACGCCACAGGAAGCCCAGGAGAGGCTAAGGTTTATGGTGCCGAGCGACGTTGTCAAGATCCCGTCCGCGCCACCGTATGCGTACCACGGTCGCAAGAGGTCAAGAATTTGGGCTCTGAACTATTTTCTTGTTATGCCAAAAGGGGATGCAAACCTCTCACAACTGCTCGACGCATTTCTCCAAGACCACTCCCTCTCCACGGATACTGGGATCGGCCGTgttgcgcggctgcagctgacGTCCGCGGTTGTACGTTTAGTAGCGAATCTTCACGACCAGGGGTTCGTTCATGCTGACATCAAACCGCAGAACATGGTCGTCATGAAGGACGGACGCATGCTCCTAGCTGACTTCGGCTTTCTGAGAAAGCACAACTCTGTTGAAGAGCCGTGTGGCACTCTAGGGTACGTTGCTCCAGAACTCTTATCCGCCGGCCCAGTCAAGTTTCGGTATTCAGCTGATGCATGGGCCGTTGGCGCTACTCTATTTCGAATTTGGTGTGGTCAGTTCCCGGCGAAGGTATACAGGCGTCCGTGGCAACTAGGTCCCGAGGACTGCATGTCGCGTCCGCCTGAGCCCGTCGTGATCCTCATGGGGCAATTCCTACAAAAGGTTGAAAGGCGCAGGCTCCATCCCTTGGCAGCCATGCGAACCCCGCAGTTTCGTCAGATCAACGAAGAGGTGGAACGCGCTCTGATTGAGGAGAACCAACAAGATCTCTCAGGAATATCGGGAGGAGATGGTTCGATGACTGATATGGCAGCCACGCGACCCCGGCAGTTTCGTCAGATCAACGAAGACGTGGCAGGCGCTCCGGTTGAGGAGAACCAACAAGATCTCTCAGGAATATCGGGAGGCGATGGTTCGATGACCGATATGGCAGCCACGCGACCCCGGCAGTTTCGTCAGATCAACGAAGACGTGGCAGGCGCTCCGGTTGAGAAGAACCAACAAGATCTCTCAGGAATACCGGGAGGCGATGGTTCGATGACCGATACGGGAGCCATACGACCCCGGCAGTTTCGTCAGATCAACGAAGACGTGGCAGGCGCTCCGGTTGAGGAGAGCCAACAAGATCTCTCAGGAATATCGGTTGGAGATAGTTCGATGAGCGATATAGGTGCTGCAGGAGTGTGGCCAAAGGAATTCATAGGGAAAAAAGGTACTAGCAGAAGAAGGTTGAGCGAACGTAGCACAGACGACGGCGATAGCTGGCTAGTCTGGCAGAGGGACAGTCTGCCGAAGTGA
- a CDS encoding phosphoglycerate mutase family protein (encoded by transcript BESB_038230) translates to MEGHSDGNERHPFSSAASPVGREFVDTVPQKDLSRCCLPSNVCELLVVRHGLTEYNKLHRLQGQLDIPLNDEGREQCRACGREVKRMFANPATGEIDVDVVYSSPLSRTAESTEIICRESGILSSRIRHDPRIMEWNAGILQGYLLSEIQEKFPAEWALWRKKRDPDYIFPGGESLRMRYARVASFFSEIVRNQQGKRVLVVTHGGVLDELFRIIKRVPLTTSTNAPKLNAEVHVVRAELMAEMQSSTRPLLDSTPAENGSFSQGEEARGDCHVQWTIVRWGKVKDPQNIPAGSCSAQVPNAIEYV, encoded by the exons ATGGAAGGACATTCGGATGGTAATGAAAGACATCCATTTAGCagtgcggcctcgcctgtAGGACGTGAATTCGTCGACACAGTTCCACAAAAGGATCTGAGTCGTTGTTGTCTACCATCCAACGTGTGTGAGCTACTCGTTGTTCGCCATGGCTTGACGGAATACAACAAGCTTCATAGGCTCCAG GGCCAACTAGACATCCCGTTGAACGACGAAGGAAGAGAGCAATGCAGGGCATGCGGAAGAGAGGTGAA GCGAATGTTCGCGAACCCGGCCACAGGTGAAATTGACGTCGACGTGGTTTATTCAAGTCCCTTGAGTCGAACCGCAGAATCAACGGAAAT AATATGCAGGGAATCTGGTATATTAAGCTCTCGAATTCGTCACGACCCCAGGATCATGGAGTGGAACGCAGGCATCTTACAAG GGTACTTACTTTCTGAAATACAAGAGAAGTTTCCGGCAGAGTGGGCCCTCTGGAGGAAGAAACG AGACCCGGACTATATTTTTCCTGGAGGCGAGAGCCTGAGAATGAG GTACGCTCGAGTAGCGTCATTTTTCTCAGAAATTGTTCGCAATCAACAGGGCAAACGCGTGTTGGTCGTCACGCATGGAGGTGTCTTGGACGAGCTATTCCGAATCATCAA AAGGGTGCCTCTGACTACATCAACGAATGCTCCGAAGCTGAACGCCGAAGTTCATGTTGTGCGCGCTGAACTGATGGCGGAAATGCAATCTTCGACCCGGCCTCTCTTGGACTCGACTCCAGCAGAAAATGGCTCTTTTTCCCAGGGAGAGGAAGCACGCGGTGACTGTCACGTACAATGGACGATCGTTCGCTGGGGCAAGGTTAAAGACCCTCAGAATATTCCAGCGGGAAGTTGCAGTGCACAAGTGCCAAACGCAATAGAATATGTCTGA
- a CDS encoding hypothetical protein (encoded by transcript BESB_038240): MKHLRLPFCVGAAVLATAGIWGKSQAAGGKDLPPGITQRLATEARNDWADGVMKLSFKQEETDDIASKQAMRICGEGHRGLLAMIVDSTDSDARILTAGQLTNQQLLIYSGNVIEAEYNLKDIVVPVETVNDKCFAIRAQKALATLYCARDTRRRDQWLNYIHEAIFCKKTGVKGRLPAEPGKDVEQIAVAVEIVPTEEPSGINLHLVIPQPPHPSISDFPNPLAENDPESPNTFNSEGEPKGAQELVAIHEAMAEQNEVPITDERVPKAGYAAHRMGRE, from the exons ATGAAGCACTTACGTCTTCCCTTTTGCGTGGGCGCTGCCGTACTGGCAACCGCTGGAATCTGGGGGAAAAGCCAGGCAGCGGGCGGCAAGGACCTGCCGCCCGGCATCACCCAGCGACTCGCGACAGAAGCTCGCAACGACTGGGCAGATGGTGTGATGAAACTGTCGTTCAAGCAAGAGGAAACAGATGACATTGCAAGCAAGCAGGCCATGAGGATCTGCGGCGAAG GACACCGTGGTCTGCTTGCAATGATTGTAGATAGTACCGATTCCGACGCAAGGATTTTGACCGCTGGGCAGTTAACCAACCAGCAGCTTCTGATCTACAGCGGAAAC GTAATAGAGGCAGAGTACAATCTAAAGGACATTGTGGTTCCAGTGGAGACAGTCAATGACAAGTGCTTTGCGATTCGTGCACAGAAAGCACTGGCGACCCTGTACTGCGCCCG CGatacgcgccggcgcgatcAATGGCTCAATTACATTCATGAAGCCATTTTTTGCAAGAAGACTGGCGTT AAAGGAAGACTACCAGCCGAACCCGGAAAGGATGT AGAGCAGATTGCCGTTGCTGTTGAGATTGTTCCCACTGAGGAACCGTCCGGGATCAACCTCCACCT TGTGATCCCTCAGCCCCCACATCCGAGCATCTCGGACTTTCCTAACCCTCTTGCTGAAAATGATCCCGAAAGCCCCAACACGTTTAACTCGGAGGGGGAACCGAAGGGCGCGCAAG AGCTTGTCGCCATCCACGAGGCAATGGCTGAACAAAACGAGGTCCCTATCACTGATGAAAGGGTACCGAAGGCAGGCTACGCAGCCCATCGCATGGGTAGAGAATAA